The genome window AAGCAATCAGTTGTGCTTTTGAAGTGCTCTCATGATAATCTGATGTCATACGCTGATCGGCAtgtgcagcgctgcatgaagttgAACCTTGACACTCTGCCCTTTGCAGGTGCATTTAATGATGAGAAGCAAGACGTAAAAAAGTAAGTGTGCCTgtcaggcacgtgcacacatagacatcaaagggggcttgagcacctgccctttttattcctggagagaaagtgctctttttttctggggtgctttttaaaaaaaaaaaaagatctttattcatataacaactgatgtctgtctgtttcttgtgttttttacttgttgcttatttaatttaacatgaatttattcaggaatcatttaaatgagatttaaactcttatataaagaaaaatagcgctatttgtggcacacaaacggttaacagatgagtcccgcctccaaaattcacatcgctaatatgattggctttacctttccttaGTCCTGCCTCTCTAACTCATTTCGCTTTATGATTGGCTTGTCTACACTCGTGCTGCATCATTCGCGCTTCAAGCGCCAAAGCTGAGCCTGAACGAGACGCAATGtctaatctatatttgttgtttctgacatgtgtaaccctaataaatatgaaacctaagattaaaggtgccataggatgtgttgtcataatatgttaaattgttctttgacaattacatagaaggcatgttgctttattaagtgcaaaaatgatccagaaacgtttttacatgtctatttacaaccctagaatttatcattttaattaaatggtctatttttgccctatttgaaagggtcatgaataataatgttgagctctgctctgattgctctgctctgaggctcatgccagaagctcatattagtaaacagaccttatattttgagcccttatcagacaaaaatacattttgagtaacaactaacaactaatcagctaaacactagcatatgatatagcatttattggcatgtagcgctaactcagcagttaCAACTCTGttattagcattttaacaaatttgtaattaatatgtaatttaatgttttcaaaacatgcacattgtgtaatggcttcctttgctgctctataaacctagactactaaggagaccatggtgtctgtgtgaactgattatttcgtagacatcttttgaaaattaaacaattgcgtgagtttgaggaagataaaattaattaacttttttaaataatttttttaaaaaggaactcagaattgtgttaatatatataccttttgtttaaaaaaagaaaaaaaaacataattatgaaaggtgccctttatttcactttaGCCCCTGCCCcttaaaatgtctgtgcacgtccctggtgcctgtatacatatatgtatacagTACAAATATATACAGATTAGGGGATGAATTAACAAgccataataaaatattaaaatcattcacCAGCAACAAATTACAACCTAACTTGAATTTTTACTCACATGTTTATTTGGTCTGAAGGATGCTTATTAAACACATTGCTGAATATTAgttaaatacaaacacaataaAGATGCATTCTTGTTATTTTTGCACACATTATCAAACCAAACTTGTCGTCTTGTAAATCTGGAGACAGGCATGTCAAATGATGAAATGTTATGTCTATATCAATTTTATCTTGGTGTTTTGCAAGCATTTGTATCATGTGTTTATCTTCTTCTCAGATATTCAATCCAGCTTAAACACCTGTGTGATGAGAAATGAGAAATGATCTTGCAGGTGTGTATAGCATTTTGTTTGTACAACTTGACACAAGTTAACACAATTATTGTAattaacaccacagtaacatCTCACCTATTCACGTACAGGGCTGTAGATCACAGTTTCCTCTGCATGTGCTGGTTCACACTGAAAATATAATACATCATATAGAGTCATACTGTACTGACAATAACACAAATGTTACTGTAACATAAACTAAAGCGCTGTACTGAGATCAGAGAttcattgtgtttgtttttatgaaTTCACTTACTGCTTCAATCTTTTGaaatttaaaggtcacatattgTCAAAACTGAAATTTTGTGGCTTTTTTCATGATAACTGAGGTCTAGGGGGTATGTAAGTAATGTGTAAGTTTAAAACAGTAATTTAACAGTCAAATGCACACAGCCTGCTTGAAGTAGCTGTGAGTTAAAACGGTTAGTTTTTACTTCCGTAAAATCGTTATGTCATGAATACACAGTCACCGCCTTCAGTCTCCATCCCGAGCACTGTCCACCATCCCACCCCCTTTTTGCCAAACAAACCGCTAAAGAATATCACACCATGTGAGAAAATGCTGTTCAATTGATGGATGTCAGGAAACTAAAACATCCCTGatgaaaaaaatggcatcaaaccagcatggaccagcatgggaattatgctggtctatgctggtttgatgttggtttagctggtgggcaccaaaacaaaacatatgctggtcttgctggtatgaccagcatgggatgctggttcttatgctggtttagctggtgctaatgctggtgctgatgctggtttagctggtgttcactagcaaaccagcaccaaaacacaacatatgctggtcttgctggtatgaccagcatgggatgctggtgctaatgctggtgctggtttagctggtgttcactagcaaaccagcaccaaaacacaacatatgctggtcttgctggcatgaccagcatgggatgctggtgctaatgctggtgctgatgctggtttagctggtgttcactagcaaaccagcaccaaaacacaacatatgctggttttgctggtatgaccagcatgggatgctggtgctaatgctggtttggtgctggtttagctggtgctaatgctggtgctgatgctggtttagctggtgttcactagcaaaccagcaccaaaatacaacatatgctggtcttgctggtatgctgtttttttgagCAGGGATTGCACAGGCTtctgaaaaacatttatatacaAGCACAATGGCTAATATTCATTTATTCAGAAATTCCTCAACAAATAGTTTGACTTTAGCCGTCTGTTCTAAAAATTTCACAAGTGACTGCTTCAGTGTGGCAGTTCAATGCTGGTTTCTCAAGGAATCTAACTCATCAAAGATGTTGCAGTCCTTACTTTGTTGTCCACAACCCGTAagtaaacacattttaagtagggctgcacgaaaACTTGCACGTGATTGTTACGCGCATCACGTTAATTAGTAGTAAAGTgacatcacctgctttcagaacCTTTTTCATGGAGCCAGAGAAAACTGAAAAATATATTGTAAACAGTTATGCAACGTTACTGTGTTGCTAACTAGATGCTTACATGTTGTTTTGTAACGTTAAAGTCTTTGGTAGCCACAAGTATTGATATTAGGGTTGCCAACCGTTCTGTATAATACGGAATCGTCCCGTATTTGACGCATAAAATTCTTGTTCCGTATTGAACTGATACGGAACGCACTTTGTTCcgtatttttgaaaatcagatTCAGGATTCACTGAGGATAAATTAACTGAGACGTCCTGTCACACATAAAACTTTTCCAGACACTTGTGTAACTATTACATCACTTCTGATGTGATCGTCTCCATATAGGATGAATCTCTGGTTTTACAATCCAAAGAAGTgaagtcactttggattaaaaCATCAGCTATATCAATAGTGGTGTActctggtcctggagggccactgtcctgcaaagtttggTTCCAACCCTTATTAagcacacctgaaaaatcaaattaaagttttcaggattacttggaaatgtaagatgtgtttgattagggttggaactaaactctgcaggacagtggccctccaggacccagggttccccactcctgtGCTATATGTAAACAGAAATAAATACTCACTTCATCACTGACTTTCTCTCTTTTCACGTTTGAGATGTGATTGTTATTTTCCCCTGttagtaaatacattttcaacTGGTCTGTTAGAGTTATACAGTATAAATGTACATCAATACAAACTGTTAAAACATAGAAGTGATTTATAGAATCGACCAGAAGTCAAAAAATCTATTAAAAGTTGTTAAAACCCCATGATGCATAAATACTGATAAACATTAAATGTTGCTTTGGTAAAAAAATTGCcacatgcataaatgtaatataaatgtaatgtaatactGACTGTGTTTGTTTCTCAGTATTACAGATGTCACAGTAACCAGAATCAGCAGCAGAAGCAGAGCAATGAGTAGAGGCCATATCTTCAGATCATCATACTGTCTGTCATAATAAATATCAATGCTTCGTGTTACCATAAATCATACACAGTGACTTTACTGTAGTTTCAATAGCATATTGAGATAATCATAATTGCATgtacatatacagtactgtgcaaaagtcccAGGCCACCagcaccagctttgttgttttagcaaagttttaatgtccatccatatttatttttcattcttttttaagatacaaatagaaaatacaggaaatatgtacacaaaattaaaaacaaaacaattttcagaactaaatgtcttcttcagtataattagaaattaatatttaatttcatttagggaTCCTGTAGTTGCCTACTATTGCTCAAGTGTAAGGGGattttaccctaaatacttgacactacAGCTTATGCTTTTATACTACATAcgaatttcctgtattttctggatgtattttattaaagagacttaaaaaaacaattatatatgatcactatgacttgcaaaaacaacaaatctaattctagCATGGTGgcataagacttttgcacagtactgtgtatgtatgcatatatatatatatatatatatatatatatatatatatatatatatatatatatatatatatatatatatatatatatatattatttgtgaTGTTTCTTATTGGTCCTTACATATCAGAATGGGTCCTAGGTGTCATACAGAATGGCTATACTCTCTAGTTTTGGCGCAGACCACCCTGTTTTACTGGGGTAGTAGTGCCAGAGGATGCACTGCATCAGGAGATCTGCAAACTCCTTGCCAAGCAAGCAATCATAGCAGTTCTGGCTCAGGAGTGAAACTTTACAGCCGTTTCTACAGACGCTATTTTGTCATTCCGAAGAAGGAGATAAACAGGGTGCTGCACAAACATGCTTTTAAAATGACTACACTGAAGCAGATCCTtaggtaccaaacagggaattAAACCATTTCAGTAGACCTGAGAGATGTACATTTCCATATCCAGACCCCTTTCTGATATTTGCATTTGAGGACATGTCCTACCGGTTCATTGAATTCCTGTTTGGGCTGGCTCTTGCCCCAAGCAAATTCACGAAATGTGTGGATGCAGCTTTACCCCCTCGCCAACCCCgaaagccccccccccccccggaaAGCAAGTGGGTTGTGCATCCTCAACTATATGGAGGATTGGGTGATCTTAGCCTATTTGATAGAGACGTGCTGCTTTCACACTTTGAGAACATTGGTTTGTGTTTGAATTTGCAGAAGAGCGCTCTGCACTCCGTCCAGGAGATTGCATTTTTTGGGTGTGCTGTTAGACTTGGTCTTGATGCAAGCATATTTATCATAAGCACACTAATAATATCCCAGACACGGTGCAGAACAAGTCTATACTGTTTTTCAGTCTTCCATAGCACATAAAATACAGCAAAGCTACGGTCTCAACAACATTTATGTCAGCCATTTCGCAACGAGACTTGAGCCACCCGCCTCCTGGCataagcccctcccataacGTGAATTCACACACAAATTTTTAGAATTTCATGTGTGAATGATGCAaatttcacacaaaaatgaaccGAGTAAACTAAAAATGTTCAGTTATCCAACTATTCGATATATTTGGTATAAATGCACTATAACACAGTTCTCCTACATAAATTGCAGTTGGGTGTGCACCAGGTGGATCAACATGTCCTCGGGATGCTAAACTGTGGCATGGACATACTGTCTAGGAATGGGACTCCTCAAGGAGAGTGAAGACTGAACCTCCTGTCAGTCAAGCTGAACTGGAATCAGTTCGGGAAGGTTGAGGAGAACCTGTTCACGTCCGTGGAGAACATGCATTACCCTCTGTTCTTCCCGTTGATGCACTCTCCCCTGGGAGGGGATTCGTAAAGATTAACCGGTGCAGGTTCTGTGCAAAATCAAGGAGGGGAGGGAAATGGTAACCCTGGTCACATTGAGCGTGCCAAATCAGCCATGCTTCCTTGAGCTATTGGAGCTTCTAACAGCTCCTCTGTGGCCAACTGACCCTTTACTAAGGCACGCCTAAAAACCGCTACAGACCAATCGTGGTTCATCAACCGTAAAAAAAATCGATATGATTAACAAAAGCCAATTCTGCTGAGACAGGGCCTCCTCTTTCAAGTGAATGGTACAATTTTACAATTTGAAGGGTGTGCAAGAACTGATGATGACTAACGCACTTTCGGAGCGTTGTCGAGAAATGGTCACCTGTGCGAGCAGCCTCAACAGAGGCCGCTGTTCAGAGAGAACTGTGCCCAGTCAGGGTGttatgtgtatatgtcccttcAGGACTCTGAGCAGCTCTTTCTTTATTGTGGAGGCAGCGTCAAGGGACGCCGGTCTCAAAACAGAGGCTTTCACATTGGGTTGTCTATGCGATTCATTTGGCATACAGTAGCCATGGCACGGATTGCTCTATCAATATTAGAGCCCATTCGACAAGAGCTATTGCCTCCTCTTGGGCTTGATCTAAGGGCACTTCCATTCAGgacatatttattataatagACATGTCTCACCTTGAGGTGCTCTCTGTGGTCAATGCTGTCAAACAGAAATACAGACAAAAACAAACtaatttaaaatctgtactactatttattattaataatcatTTAATCACCACCAACAAGATGTATTGAGTCTGTATTACCTGTTGTTGTTTCTGTAACACTGAATTTATCAGTAACCTGTACATCTCCTACAGAGACTTTAGCAactgaacaaaaaaatatatatttttttatatttctttatatACTGTTGCAGAAAAAGCAATTGAATAAGTTTTACCATTGACTGTGAGTTGAACAGGAGCGTGAAAATCTTCTACAGAGCAGTAATACCAGCCAGAATCACTCTTCATCAGTCCAGACATCACCACAGTCAAAGATCCTTTCCTATCATCACTGATCTCAACTAATGCATTCTGGGATGTGTAACAGCTCTGGTCTTTATATCTGCACcactgtttgtgtttattattatatgtagAAGTGTACAGACACTGTACACTGATATTACCACCTTCATCTACAGTTACACTGCTGGACATCACAGAGATATCAGAAACTGTAATCACAAAGACAGATGATATTGGGATTGACATTTATCAGAAACAAAAGCAATATGTtgtttaagtgtaaaataaatcGCATACCTGATTGGATTGTGAGATAAAACCTCTCTGTCACATCATAGGCAGCACCTTCAATTTCCATAGCACACGAGTAATCTCCAGTGTTTTGATGCTGCAGGTCTCTCATAGTGACAGTAAATAAACTCTGATCAGGATGATCATTTACTGAAATGTTTCCTTTGGTTTCATTTGCATATCCCAGAATAGAGCAGGAATTGTAAGATCCTGATGGATGATAACAGCAGAATTTCTTGTGTTGGGTGTTTTTACTTTCATAATGACATGGGATTATAACAGATCCACCAGTCTGAACAGTTACTGTCCAACACTCATCACctataaatcataaaaaaacaactgTTACAATTTTACCTAAACAGGTTTTATATGTAGTGGACATttttataatacataaaaaatgattaatatatatatacagtatattatactttTGATGATCTACTGTAAGTTTTCTATCTTTTGTCTAACACATTTGAAAAACATCTCaattacatatgtaaccctgtTCCCTTGTTTGCTGAGAAAGCCAAGCATCtagttcccttccttcagggcacaaaggttacatacataaccgaGACATTCCCTTTCAGTTGGTCACTGTGACATCGTGACCAAGGTATTAGGAATCCCATGGAAAGCGCCATGGGTGTTGCCTCTTCCAGTGCCTTGCATAGACCTTCCACCCCTTGTTTTTAGAGTTGCCGGAACAGGGTGTTTAAAGAGGAGGCcagtcactacttgttccttaactTGGTAGAGTAACCTTAGATAACAGTGGGAAGGGTACACACCTGGGCGATGGCTGGGGATGCTGCAGAGCCATATCCCTTAGAGGTTTTTTAGGTGGTGTTTTACAATATGGAATAACCACAGAGAGTATTACTACATACTGAGGTCTCTGGGGATGTCTTTCTAATGAGACAACACCTGTACAGAGACAGCAGAGATAACTCTGCTGAGGGGAAAATGTGGGCTTAGTTCTTATTCCACAGACATTACACACATGATATCCCGCTTAGGGGTCACTCATATGGACACCAAGGCTTAACATAGATTTTCGAGAATTTAGCTGATTAAGGGCTGGCAGCACACACTCTGCTACATCTGTCTGCCAAGGGCGTTGGTGGAAGTTTTACAAAAAGTATTTATGTCACTAATATAGGAGTGGTGGGAACCTTGGGCACGTAGcggggccggggtctcagtgttaaGCTGGAGTCAGTGGGCCCAAACTGTAGGCACAAATCATtaactgaaaatgtgtgtaGGTCCCCTCCCCTCTTTACTGAGGCCAATGCAGTCAGCATCAAAGTTTACATTGAAAGAAACATGATACTCGTTGACTGCAAAGGCTCAAAGGGGGACCCTGGAGACATTTCATCACCATGGACACGTCTCATGCCGGTATAGAGAGTGGACAAGTTGGATCTAATATTCTTGCCCCCCTTAGGAACCTAATGACCGTGTCGTGCTGGCCGCCTTACCTACCTTCTATTGGGCCATGGTTAGCAGAGATAGCAGCAATGTatactttaatggtggaggggcACAACCTCCACTACAACTGCTGCTGAAGGAAAGAAAGCACGACACTGATTTGGAATCTCCGGGGGTCCTCTTGAAGAGAGGAACACCACTCGCAAACAGGATTCACTTCAGAACATAAACGTGTTTTGTAGATGGTGCTCAAGCCGAAGCGATTGTGTTAGCTACCTCCTGGGGTAAGCCACTTACGTACCGCCCACTCCAAGCCGCCCGGAGCTCAAGACAGCATAGCCGTCATCTCTGGGATGTGTTACCTTTCTTAAAGGTGCAAACACATCTGAGCCAGCGTCAGAGAGTGATGCCCCCCCCCTCCGATTCAATGACAGACATAGGTCGTCCTCTGGAGAGCTGAAGGATAAGAGTGGTCCTGCATTTGACGGGCCAGCCAGACGTCTTAGCTGGCTGCGGAACTGAGGTGTGAGGGGCCCGGTGGGTTGGTTTCCTGCGGGGTTTCCGGAAAAAATAACCCGATGGTTGCCTCCCCGAGTGCCTGCACTCGTGGTCTTCACAATGCGAGGCAAGGGGTGGGAGCCGGCCTTCAAGTAGATAGCGGACGCTTTTCCTGAAATTCGCAAGGGTCATCTTCCCGCAGTGGGAACATGACGCATCCACAAACACTGCCTCAGCGGGCTTAATGCCCAGGCACGAGAGGCAACAATTGTGTCAATCCAAAGGTCCCATATATTTGCAGCATACAGAAACACACGGGCGATATGACATCTTAAAATAGACCCAAATCACCCATGCACACGAGAACAGTTGTCTTTTAAAAGAATTCAACTTGTGCAGCTTTTAGGGAAACTGCTCTTTACTGGTGAAATGGATGAAGCATGAAGGGGAAATGGCAATGCACACACTTAAAATAAAAGATAAGAACTGCAGAGCCTCAAGAACTGCAGAGCCTCCACTGAACAGTGCCTTAGTGCCAACGATCTTCAGCCCGCAGTCTTCCCAAGAGAATGCTTCTCATAAGCAGCTTGCTGCAGGCTTTTAAAGCGAAAAAAGCTGATTTATACATTGCATGTCAACATTCATTAGCTCTTTGTatgtttctcgaagcagataggtctcTCTAGCAAGTTCCCAATATGTCTGTCACGATGTCGTAGTAAcagactgaaagggaacatttAATCCAAACTAGTTTATTTTTATGGTTCTGCAGTCTAATGTTTGCAGTTACAATTATACTCAATTACAATGCATAAAATGAATAGGTACACAATAAATAATGTTGAAGTAGTAAAACATTAAACTATAGCAAGTTATACCACAGGACATTTTAGCAATGCATGTAAGTAAACTAAATCAAACACATACCGGTAATAAGCCAGAGAATAACAATAATGAACTTCAAACTGACTGTCTGCATGTCAAACAGACGTGATGATTTATTTCTCCACATCTTCATCATGTCCACTTACATTTTCATTGTCTTTTTTAAATACAACAGAAACAATTAATTgaaactatttttttctttaaatgaaaCTTAGCGCTGAAAGAGACACATAACTGCAGGAGATCATCTGTGATTATACTGACTTTATGTTGTACTTTTATAGCATCTCTTCCTTCCTGTATGTCACACTTTGAGTTGCTAGAGACAACagtttacacacatacacactgcaaaaaaatgcaaCACAGCTAAAAAATCTTGGTACCAATATACCCTAGCTTTTTCTTTGTTTACTCAACTTCATGGGCTAAGTAGGTTACAGTACCTAACTTAATTTAATGAGTTATGTCAACCAACCagtacaaaaaattatttcttttatcatttcagatatattatatacactgtccttaaaggaaaacaccaccattttcaatattttactatgttcttttctcaacttagacaaattaatacatacttatcttttttcaatgcgtgcactaaATTGCTGTACAGCACATCTatttagcctagcctcattcattcattaggatccaaacagggatgaatttagaagccaccaaacactttcatgttttccctatttaaagactgttacatgagtagtagggctgggataaacgattattttttaaacgattATAGCGATTAATTTttcgatgcatcgattaatCTAACGATTCATTTTATCAGTCCTATTCGACttcgattcgattcgattctcaattatctccccattaattaactaatagcaatttatacatgttgatttacatatctgaattttataacttgatttgtttaatccacattgttttcgtgctgttgtagtccatttaatgacagatataaacacaattatagacttaagaagcacatatattattaaatctctttctcttaagTTTGTTAAGATAGACTAGGACTCATTTAC of Misgurnus anguillicaudatus chromosome 2, ASM2758022v2, whole genome shotgun sequence contains these proteins:
- the LOC129441704 gene encoding CMRF35-like molecule 1 — encoded protein: MSSSVTVDEGGNISVQCLYTSTYNNKHKQWCRYKDQSCYTSQNALVEISDDRKGSLTVVMSGLMKSDSGWYYCSVEDFHAPVQLTVNVAKVSVGDVQVTDKFSVTETTTALTTESTSRQYDDLKIWPLLIALLLLLILVTVTSVILRNKHRENNNHISNVKREKVSDECEPAHAEETVIYSPVRE